One window from the genome of Eucalyptus grandis isolate ANBG69807.140 chromosome 7, ASM1654582v1, whole genome shotgun sequence encodes:
- the LOC108960827 gene encoding uncharacterized protein LOC108960827: MAIPMHIHQQSLRRDKSSNCSSQDFPDKLKKQRLCRALEPAIKFILDYLFFEIAVRLIHLKKNNVRVPDSFPKTHVNKSPQTIEAHQPRALWKVICPLGRIHERNFSEGGRCMCSSFIERDKYRVQSIHLQNH, from the exons ATGGCGATTCCTATGCACATTCATCAGCAGAGTTTGCGGAGGGACAAAAGTTCGAACTGCTCATCACAAGATTTTCCAG ATAAGCTGAAAAAGCAGCGCTTATGCAGAGCTCTCGAACCGGCCATCAAATTTATACTcgattatcttttctttgaaattgCAGTGAGGTTAATACATCTGAAGAAAAACAATGTG AGAGTTCCTGATTCATTCCCAAAGACACACGTTAATAAAAGCCCGCAGACCATTGAAGCTCATCAGCCACGAGCATTATGGAAAGTCATCTGCCCGTTGGGCCGCATTCATGAGAGAAACTTCTCTGAAGGTGGAAGATGTATGTGTTCGAGCTTTATTGAAAGGGACAAATATCGTGTTCAGAGTATCCATCTTCAGAACCACTGA